The sequence AAGACCGGTGTCAGCGTGAGCACAATGTTCGCCACGGCCCACAGTAGAATGAAGCGTTCGAACTTGCGTCGCGGTATCAGCCCGAACATCGGGGAATGCTTTTCAATCTCATACCCCTCGTGGGTTGCAGTTGCCGTTCTTGCTTGCTCCATAATCCCGCCCTCCTGTCATAGCGCGGTTGAATTAGTCGCGGCGTTCCTCGCCGGACTGGGAATCATCGTGGGTTGCCCCCGATTGGCTATCTCCGGCCACTGTTATGACCTGGCGTTGAGCAAGCGGGGAGCCTGCTGCATCGGTGAAAGTGGCGGGCGGGCGTGGCCGGCGATCCACATGAAACTGGAAGATGTCGAAGCGGTTGTATCCGCCGACCAGATCGTGAAACTGCTTGGGTTCCACGCACTCGCCCAGGTCGATGTCGCAATAGAGCAATGTCTCGTCTCCCGGCGTGCTGCTGGCCATCGTGGTGCCCCTGGGGCCAATCACCAGGGAGATTCCCTGGTCACAGGCGTCGAGCAGTTCCCCGCCGCCTGGAATGCCGTCAGCGATGGCTGCGCGTGTGGTGCTGTCCACCACCCCGGCAACCACCGCGTTGAAACATTTGCCCTCGAATGCCACCGCAGCGGAGCGGATTCGAATCGCTTCCGCCAGATCGTAATTGGTCGGTTCGGAGGGATCCCGCGTCGGCCACACCGGCGGGTAGGAGGACAGATGCAACTGCTCGCCTTGTGACATCAGCGCGTAGCGCGCCAGCGGGTTTGTGTTCTCTCCACAGATCAGCATACCGACTCGGCCGATGTCCCCATCGACGACTTCCAGCCCTGCACCATCGCCGTTGGCCCAGACGAGCTTCTCGAAGAAGGTGGGTACCAGCTTCCGACGGTGATTAACCAATTCACCTTTTCGGTTGAAGATGACGTTGCTGTTCCAGATACAGCCGACACTCGCCGCGCTGCGTTCGTTGAAGCCCATGGACACCCAGATGCCGGCGGCCCGGGCAGCCTCGGCGAGTTTTCTGAGTTCCGGGCCATCGAGCAGAACGCTGCTCGCTGCAAAGCGACAGAAGTAGTCGTGGTTGCGAATGGGTGCAGCGAAAGCGCACCAGATCGGGAAAGCGGAGAGATAGGTTTCGGGGAATGCAATGATATCGGCCCCGTTCTGTGCGGCCTCTGCAATGTGGCTGCACGCCTTGTCGAGTGTCGCAGGTGTATCGAGAAACCGAGGACTCACCTGTGCCAGCGCGACCTTTACGGGTGTACCGCCCATCTGGATATCCCCCATACGGCATCAAGCCGAATTCTGTAAAAAGTGAAGTACGTTACATAGCACTCTGATGAATTCTGATTTTCCAACTGTTACATATTACAGATAGCTCTGATATATACCTGAGTCAAGCTTTGCTTATATTCCGAATGCCCCGGATGATGTATGCCGGGCGATGGAGTGAAGAGCCAGAAGGAAAACACGTGAACACAAACGCGACTTCTGTGGTGCAGAAACTTCGGGATGCCCTTGAGGACGGCATCATCAACGGGGATTTTTCTCCCGGGGAACAATTGGATATCCCTTCTCTTGCATCGCGGTTCCAGGTGTCTCGAACGCCTGTCCGTGAAGCCCTTCAGCAGCTTTCCATCAGCGGTCTGGTGACGGTCATACCGAAGCGCGGGACCTTCGTGGCGCAGGTTGGCCTGGCGGAATTGATACAGATGTTCGAGGTCATGGCGGAGTTGGAGGGCATGTGTGGCCGTCTGGCTGCCCGGCGCATCGAGATGGACCAACTGGAGGCCCTGGAAGAGGCGCTACATGCCTGTGAAAGAGCTGCCAGCCAGGGCGCTGCGGATGAGTACTACTATGAAAACGCGACCTTCCACTCCTGCATCTACGACGCCAGTCAGAATCAGTTTCTGGCTGGAGAGGCCAAGCGGCTGCGGCATCGCCTGAAACCGTACCGACGTTTGCAGCTGAGAGTATCCGATCGAATCAACCGGTCACTGGATGAACACCGCGCAATCTTCGAGGCCATTCGCGATGGCGACGGCGAGGCCGCAGAGCAACTGATGCGCGATCACGTGCTCATACAGGGCGAGCGATTCAGCGATCTGGCGGGGCAGGTCAACAGGATGCAAAGCGAAAAACCGCTCTCCAGGGGCAACAGCGGTTGATTGATAAACAGGCCCCAGCAATCCATCGAGTTACAGGCAGCGAGAGCGACATGAGTGTCACCTATACGACTTTGCTACAGGGCAACAACGTGCGCCTGCAAGGGGGGTTCCTCGGCTTGTCCTCGGTGGTGCTGGTGGAGGCCGGTGGCCTGAGAATCCTCGTTGATACGGGTCATCACGT is a genomic window of Natronocella acetinitrilica containing:
- a CDS encoding carbon-nitrogen hydrolase family protein encodes the protein MGDIQMGGTPVKVALAQVSPRFLDTPATLDKACSHIAEAAQNGADIIAFPETYLSAFPIWCAFAAPIRNHDYFCRFAASSVLLDGPELRKLAEAARAAGIWVSMGFNERSAASVGCIWNSNVIFNRKGELVNHRRKLVPTFFEKLVWANGDGAGLEVVDGDIGRVGMLICGENTNPLARYALMSQGEQLHLSSYPPVWPTRDPSEPTNYDLAEAIRIRSAAVAFEGKCFNAVVAGVVDSTTRAAIADGIPGGGELLDACDQGISLVIGPRGTTMASSTPGDETLLYCDIDLGECVEPKQFHDLVGGYNRFDIFQFHVDRRPRPPATFTDAAGSPLAQRQVITVAGDSQSGATHDDSQSGEERRD
- a CDS encoding GntR family transcriptional regulator, with translation MNTNATSVVQKLRDALEDGIINGDFSPGEQLDIPSLASRFQVSRTPVREALQQLSISGLVTVIPKRGTFVAQVGLAELIQMFEVMAELEGMCGRLAARRIEMDQLEALEEALHACERAASQGAADEYYYENATFHSCIYDASQNQFLAGEAKRLRHRLKPYRRLQLRVSDRINRSLDEHRAIFEAIRDGDGEAAEQLMRDHVLIQGERFSDLAGQVNRMQSEKPLSRGNSG